The region TGACGGCGTAGCTCAGCGTCGGGTCCACATTGCCGTAGACCTTGGTCTGGGCATTGGCCGTCACCGTGATCGGGCGCGGCGTGATCGTCAGCGTGCCGTTGACCACATTGCTGAACTCGTAGTTGTCAGCCACCAAGCTGCCGGCGCCGGCCGTGATCGCCACCGTGCCCACGCCGGTGTTGCTGCCGGCGCTGCTGGTGTAGCTGGCCTGGCCGGCAAACCCGGCGGCCGTGCCAGCGTTTTCACCGTTCACAAAGCCGCTGATCACACCACCCAAAGCGGGCACGGCGTTGCCGTAGACCTTGTTGCTGTTGTTGGCGGTGACGGTCAGCGGCGCTTTGGCGATGCTGAAGCTGCCGGCGGTGTTGCCGCTGGCAGCCACCGTGAAGCCCGACTTCAGGATGGTGACACTCAGCCCGGTGTACACCCCGGCATTGGTGAAACCGGTGACGGTGCTGCCGTTGAACTGGAAGGTGTAGTCGGTGCCCGCCACCCAACTGCTGTAGTTGGCGCCGAAGATGCTGCTGCTGCTCCACAAATCGCCCAGCGTGTAGGCGCCGCCGCTGTAGACATAGTTGCCGCTCAGCGTCCCCAGGGTGTAGCTCAAGCTCAGCACCGCTGGCTTGATGTGCCACACCGGCCCGCTGGCACCCATGGTCAAGCGCGGGTAGAAGTTGTCGCCGCTCAGCTCGCTATTGCTCGCGATGTTCCAGCCGGCGCTTTGGTAGAGCGCAATATCGTTCAGCTGCGCCGTGGTCTTGCCCACGCCGCCGCCACTGAGCGTGGTACCGCTGGTCTCGGTGTTCCAGAAGCTATTGGTGACCGTACCCCCTTGGCTACCCACCAGGCCGGCCGCGCCCGTGGGCACCTGGCCGCTGGCAAAGCTGTTGCTGATGGTGCTGCCCTGCGGGAAGATGCCGACCAGCCCACCGATGGTGCCGACCCTTGACCCGGTGGTACTCAGATTGCCGCTGGCATAGCTGTTGTCGATGGCGGCTTCGAGCATGTAGCCGACCAGCCCGCCCAATGAAGCCTCCTGCCCTCCGCTGACATTGCCGCTGGCATAGGACTGTGAAATGACGCCGGTGCCGGAAAACCCGACCAAGCCGCCGGCAACCACGATGTCACCGCCCGTCACCGCCCCGGTGGCATAGGATTGCGAAATGTTGCCGGCAACCTGTCCACCCACCAGGCCGCCGGCAAACAGCGCGATGTCCTGGCCGCCGTTGTCGGCGCCGGGGCCGGCCACGGTCACCGCGCCACTGGCATGGCTGTTGGCGATGCTGCTCAATTCGGCGTAGCCGATAAGCCCGCCGGCCATGCTGTTGTCCCCCCCATGCACATTGCCGCTGGCCGACACGCTGCGGTAGCTGCCGTTGGTATCGGAACCCACCAGGCCACCGACCATGGCAGTGGCCCCGCCGGTGACAGAGCTTGAGGAACGGGCATCAGACAGGGTGATGCCGTTGGCCGCGCCCACCAATCCGCCGGCAAGGCTGGCGACACCACCTTGCACAGTGCCGCTGGCTGAAACGTCGCTGTAGACGCCGTTGTAGGCTGAGCCAGCCAGGCCGCCCACTTTGCCGTTCGAACTGGTCACCGCGCCGCTGGCATGGGCGTCGCTGAGGGTCGCACCGAAGGCGCCGCCGATCAGGCCGCCGACATCGCCGGCCATGCCAGTCACTGCGCCGCTGGCTTGCACATGGCGGAGCGTGACGCCATTGCCCCCCCCCCCAAGCAGGCCGCCCACAAAGCTGTTGCCCAAGACCGTGACCGCAGACGACGCATTGCTGACCGAACCGTCGAACGTCCAGCCGACCAGGCCGCCCACGGTGTCGTGGCCCCGGACGCTGCCGGTGACGCTCACGTTATTGATGGTCGTGTTGTTAGAGGCTTGGCCCACCAATGCGCCGACCGTGTCTTTGCCTCGGATGTCGACGTCCAGCAGCTTCAGATTGGAAATCCTCGCGCCGTTGCTGCCGCCAAACAAGCCAATGTAAACGTCGTCCGGACGATTGATGGTCAGCCCACTGATGCTGTGGCCCAGGCCGTCAAATTGCAGGCCCGCGGCGTAGATGGCCAGTGGCATGAAGCCGGCGCCGCCGTTCCAGTTGGCGGTGTCCCGGGCATCGATGTTGTCGCCCAGCACAACCCGCTGGTCGGCACCGCCCGGCAAGGCTTGCAGGGCCTCAATGCTGGTCAGCACCGTCCAGGTCTGCTCGGCTTCGCTGCCCGCTTTGGTGAAGTAGTTGTTGCCGGCCTGCAAGTTGATCTTGCCGGCTGCGCCGTACTGGATGCTGGACGTGTAGCCGGCGTTATTGCTGCCCTGGCCGTAATACAGCGCCACATTGCCGATGGCATGTTGGGCAGTGATAGGGGCGTTGATGTGAATGTCGCGTTCGGCTATGAGTGCCAGCATGGTGTCGGCATTCCAGCTGACCGCGTCGCTCACGATGATGTCGCCGTGGCCGCCGGCCGTGCCCTGGCTGGCGGTTTCGATAAAGACGGTGTTGTTGGCCAGCTGGCTGCTGAGCAGGGCCCCGGTGATGTCGCCGCCGCTGGCGGCGATGGTGAAGTCATTGGGGTCGATCAGCCAGCGGCCGGTCTTGCCTTGCGCGGCCTTGGTCGTGACGGCCAGACTGTCCTGAAATTTGACCTTGGCCGCGCTGGTTTCGATGAAACCGCCGTCGCCGCCCTGCGGCGCGCTGGCGTCGAGCCGGCCGCCGACCGAGATCGCGTCATGGGCCAGGTCGCCCAGCAGCAAGATCTCGCCCTTCGCGCCGCTGGCCAGGGTTTGCGCCTCGATCACGCCGCTGTGGTTGATGACCGTGGCGCCCAGGTCGCCGGCGGCCTTGGCGGTTAGCAGCACCAGGCCGCCGTTGGCGCGGATGGCGCCGCCGTTGTCGATCAGCGCGTTCAGCGCGCCTTCATCCACCTCCAGCTTGACCTTGCCGCCCAGGTCCAGCGTGACGCGGCGCCCGGCGCCCAGCAGCACCTGGCCGCCATCGGCCTGCAGCGTGCCGCTGTTGCTGATTTTGGCGGCGATCAGCGCAATCGCGCCACCGCCGTTGGCCGTGATCTGGCCCTGGTTGACGACCGCCTGCGTGCTATCGCCCTCAAACTTGTAGCGGCCGGCCAGGAAGTCGGCATTGCTGAGGTTCAGGGTGGAGGCCACCAGGCCGCCCACATTGACCTGCGCCGTGGGCGTGAACAGCACGCCATTGGGGTTGAGCAAGAAGACCTGGCCGTTGGCGGTGAGCGAGCCCTGGATGCGCGAAACATCCGAGCCAAGCACCCGGTTCAGCGCCACGGCGCTGGACGAGGGCTGCACAAAGTTCACCGCCTGGCCCGCGCCGATGGAAAAGCTTTGCCAGTCGGTCGCCAGCTTGGCGCTGGATTGGTTAATGGTCAGCGTATTGCCGCTTTGGCTGATGGTGGCCGAGCCGGCCACCACCTGGCCGCCAGTGGGCAGGCCGGCGGCAGAGGCGCCGCCACAGATCAGCGCGGCCAGGCCGGCCGCGCCAAGCGCTTGCAGCAGCCCGGTCAAGCGGGTGTTGAGCGCCGAGCTGCCGCCGCCTGCGCTGCCGCTGCTCTTGCCGGCGCCCTTGGCCAGCTCAGAAACGGCTTGCCAGGTGCCGGTGCTGGCGTTCCAGATGACACGGAAAATTCGATTGAGTGCGCCGGAGTTGTGCATGCTTGGAGTCCTTGAAACGGGTTCGCTGGGTTTGCTTGTTAGGCAGACTAGCGAGGCGTTTTGAGGCAAATCCAACCAATTCCAACAATGGCCCTTACCCAACTTGATGGGCCGCAAAGACCGTGCATATGACCGGATCAACGGCGACCCATTCGCCAAATTGCAACGAAGGCTGGGCGGGCGCGCTTCAGTCCGGCAGCGGCGGCAGTGGCAAGAGGGGCAGGCTCAAGCGCGCCAGGGCGCCGCTGCCCAGGGCGTTACCGATGTGCAAGTCCCCGCCATGGCGCTCGACGATTTGCTTGGCTAGGTAGAGCCCCAGGCCGGCGCCGGCAAGATGGGCTTGCAAGCGCCCACGTGCAAATTTGCGGAACAGCTCAGCCTGGGCCTGGGCGTCCAGGCCCGGCCCTTGGTCTTGCACCAGCAGCAGCAGCCATGCGCCGTCGGCGCGCTGTTCAACACACTGCGTCAGCTGCACCGGCCCGGTCGGCGCGTATTTGAGCGCGTTCTCAAGCAAGTTCTTCACCGCCGCGCCCAATAGCGGCAGATCGCCGCGCACCCGCCGCCGCAGCAAGACCGCTGCGCTGATGGGGTCGGGCGCCATCATTTGCAAACGCGG is a window of Paucibacter sp. KCTC 42545 DNA encoding:
- a CDS encoding MBG domain-containing protein; translated protein: MHNSGALNRIFRVIWNASTGTWQAVSELAKGAGKSSGSAGGGSSALNTRLTGLLQALGAAGLAALICGGASAAGLPTGGQVVAGSATISQSGNTLTINQSSAKLATDWQSFSIGAGQAVNFVQPSSSAVALNRVLGSDVSRIQGSLTANGQVFLLNPNGVLFTPTAQVNVGGLVASTLNLSNADFLAGRYKFEGDSTQAVVNQGQITANGGGAIALIAAKISNSGTLQADGGQVLLGAGRRVTLDLGGKVKLEVDEGALNALIDNGGAIRANGGLVLLTAKAAGDLGATVINHSGVIEAQTLASGAKGEILLLGDLAHDAISVGGRLDASAPQGGDGGFIETSAAKVKFQDSLAVTTKAAQGKTGRWLIDPNDFTIAASGGDITGALLSSQLANNTVFIETASQGTAGGHGDIIVSDAVSWNADTMLALIAERDIHINAPITAQHAIGNVALYYGQGSNNAGYTSSIQYGAAGKINLQAGNNYFTKAGSEAEQTWTVLTSIEALQALPGGADQRVVLGDNIDARDTANWNGGAGFMPLAIYAAGLQFDGLGHSISGLTINRPDDVYIGLFGGSNGARISNLKLLDVDIRGKDTVGALVGQASNNTTINNVSVTGSVRGHDTVGGLVGWTFDGSVSNASSAVTVLGNSFVGGLLGGGGNGVTLRHVQASGAVTGMAGDVGGLIGGAFGATLSDAHASGAVTSSNGKVGGLAGSAYNGVYSDVSASGTVQGGVASLAGGLVGAANGITLSDARSSSSVTGGATAMVGGLVGSDTNGSYRSVSASGNVHGGDNSMAGGLIGYAELSSIANSHASGAVTVAGPGADNGGQDIALFAGGLVGGQVAGNISQSYATGAVTGGDIVVAGGLVGFSGTGVISQSYASGNVSGGQEASLGGLVGYMLEAAIDNSYASGNLSTTGSRVGTIGGLVGIFPQGSTISNSFASGQVPTGAAGLVGSQGGTVTNSFWNTETSGTTLSGGGVGKTTAQLNDIALYQSAGWNIASNSELSGDNFYPRLTMGASGPVWHIKPAVLSLSYTLGTLSGNYVYSGGAYTLGDLWSSSSIFGANYSSWVAGTDYTFQFNGSTVTGFTNAGVYTGLSVTILKSGFTVAASGNTAGSFSIAKAPLTVTANNSNKVYGNAVPALGGVISGFVNGENAGTAAGFAGQASYTSSAGSNTGVGTVAITAGAGSLVADNYEFSNVVNGTLTITPRPITVTANAQTKVYGNVDPTLSYAVTSGNLVGDDKLSGALSRAPGSNVGSYRIDASALANGNYLVTANNGTLSITPRAITVTADALSKVYGNVDPALSYTVTSGNLVGEDKLSGALSRAPGSNVGSYTIDASALANGNYLVTAKNGTLSITPRPITVTADALSKVYGNVDPALSYAVTSGNLVGEDKLSGALSRAPGSNVGSYTIDASALANGNYLVTANNGTLSITPRPVTVTADDQSMIAGRVDPALSYQVEKPSASRGLLAGESLVGALARVDGVAPGSYAIEQGSLNQALNPNYLLSYVGGVFKIEPAVNPPLDSALTNAQATVAGAINGRPVTGVQIADASPQSLGGQTSLLASAQGSGMIISSASAAAANQPFLGQSQGLKFVEPLSDAPAKGAATGEALIDNSAAPVKPVIAGVTGVTGGQGGVDPMGFMRVFVVGGGILLPGSTPVGAGVRSAPLDAPQSPAADVRNPSDPSNTGDTNSTSEKKSVSNKQQG